A genomic stretch from Leptodactylus fuscus isolate aLepFus1 chromosome 10, aLepFus1.hap2, whole genome shotgun sequence includes:
- the ATOH7 gene encoding transcription factor ATOH7 yields the protein MKSASMPDGDSTDGECQVQLKGSPKCPLRSMPARVEGLTKRRLAANARERRRMQGLNTAFDSLRKVVPQWGEDKKLSKYETLQMALSYIMALNRILSEAERYRDGGDWSTLHHYEQFHQHHCQSYLGLGSPDTCDHFLTESFSH from the coding sequence ATGAAGTCTGCTTCAATGCCTGATGGAGATTCCACTGACGGAGAATGCCAGGTACAACTTAAGGGCTCCCCAAAATGCCCACTAAGGAGTATGCCAGCCAGAGTGGAAGGGTTAACCAAGAGGAGACTGGCTGCTAATGCccgggagaggaggaggatgcaAGGACTGAATACAGCTTTCGATAGTCTGAGGAAAGTGGTGCCACAGTGGGGAGAGGACAAGAAGCTCTCCAAGTACGAGACTCTACAGATGGCTCTCAGTTACATCATGGCTCTGAACAGGATCCTATCAGAAGCAGAAAGATATAGAGACGGAGGGGACTGGTCTACTCTCCATCACTATGAACAATTCCACCAACACCACTGTCAGAGTTACCTGGGACTTGGCTCTCCAGATACGTGCGATCACTTCCTTACAGAATCCTTTTCCCACTGA